TTTTTCGTTAGAGACCAAATCTTTTGGTTCGCCTTTTGCGAAATAGCCGAGTTTTAAAATCCAACTTGCCTCTACTACTTGAGGATTCACATCAAAATTACAGATAACCAATAATCCATTTTTGGAATTGCCCGTTCTTTCAAAGGCAAAAATATGGTCGTTTCCTGTATAGCATAACGAAATACCATTATCATCTGCAAAAACAGGATTTTCTTTTCTAATAGCAATCAATTTTTGTAACGCAAGAAATATTTTGGATTGGGGCAAATCCTTCTTCTCCACTTCGGCAATAATTTCCCAATCCTGTCGGGGTCTGTTCACCCAGCGGCTATCGTCTCTTTTTGAATCGTTCTTTAAAAAAGAATAATCATTAAGTGTACCGATTTCGTCACCGGCATAAATCATGGGAATACCTCCAAAAGAAAGAATGATTCCATGGAGCATGATGATTTTTGATACGGCTTCATCAATAAGGGCATCATCTTTTTTCTTCAATCCTTCTTCCAGCCCTAATAATGATGCTGCGCTTCCTGTAATTCTTCCGTCACCGGTTTTTGGGTTATGCATAAATAGTAACCCGCAAGCAGGAGACCAATCCAATCGTTGGCAGTAGTAATCCAACAAAAATTTTCGATGTTGTTGTGGATTCCAGCCCATTGCTTCAATAAACCTATCGTCATAGCCTAAGCCTATATCGTCGTGGCAACGGATGTAATTGATCCACGTACAATCTTTTGGTTTTGCAGGAATATTGGTCAAGTTTTTGTACAACAAATTGGTTTTTTTTGTTGCAATCGAGTTCCACAAGAGCGCCATTAAAGAAGCGTTATAAGCAACTTCGCATTCATTGCCCTCTTGTTGGTTTTCTCCAAAATATTTAACAATCTCTGTTGGCGCTACAATGGCTTCGGCCAAGAATATCGTACCTGGTGCTACTACTTGTAAACACATTCTGAACAATGTGATGAGGTTGTGTGCTTCTGGTAGATTTTGAGAATCCGTACCTATTCTTTTCCAAAGAAATGCCAACGCATCGAACCGTACCAAGTCGACACCCATATTGGTCAGTTTTACCAAGTTGGTCAACATCTCCATGAATACTTCTGGGTTGGTATAGTTAAGGTCCCATTGATAATCGTTGAAAACGGTCATCACCCATCTATCCATTTCAGGTATATGGGTGAAATTACCGGGCGAAGTTTCTGGGAAAACCTCTGGCAAGGATTTTTCAAATTCCTTTGGAATGGTTTCGTCTTCAAAGGTGTAATAATACCCTTGATATTTTTTATTGCCCTGAGCCGCTTTTTTTGCCCAAGAAAATTCATTGGAAGTATGATTGACCACAAAATCCAGCATCAAGAACATATCTTGTTTTCTTAGCGCTGCTGCCAATTCAAGTAAATCTTTTTTAGTACCATATTTTTTATCTACCTGATGATAACTATTCACTGCATAACCTCCATCATTCTCGCCTTTTGGACGGGTGGTGATTGGCATTAAATGTAAAAAGTTGACCCCCAATTTTTTTAGGTAGGGAATTTTTTCTTGAAGTCCTTTTAGGTCTTCATTAAAATGCTCCACATATAATTGCATCCCCACCATTTTTTCTGATAGATACCAATTACCTTCTCCCAATCTTTTTAGGTCTTGTTGTTTGAGAGGATTTGGTCGTGAAGCAAATAACTTTGGGAAGAGATTGAGCAATTTCTGAAAATCATCAAAATATTTTTCTTCAGGATATATTGAAAAAAACAATTGTTGAATCAGACTTAGGTTCGTGGCCAAACGAAGATTGAGCAGTACTTCTGGATTTTTTTCCTTTGATTTAGAGGAAATCAAATCGTGTAGGGCGGCTTGGTTCATTGATCTTCAAGCTGGGATTTAGTGGGCATGGCAGCGATTGCACCATAGTTGGTAGTGGTAAGTGCTCCAGCTTTATTTGCTCTTTCAACCATTTGAAACAAGGTATGTCCATTCTCAAAAAGTTGATTAAAATTATCCAAGACAGCGATTTGTTGTAAAAGACAACCGATAAAGGCATCTCCGGCACCGGTAGTATCAACGGGTTTAACTTCAATACTGGGTACAATCTTTCTAACATTGTTCGCACTTAACAAAGTCCCTTCTTTGCCGAGTGTTATGGTAATTATTTTTGCGCCAATTTCATGAAGAAACCCACAGGCTTCATACATGTCATCTTTGCCCGACAATAATTGGGCTTCTTCCAAGCTGAATTTGCACAAATGGGATTTTTCAACGAAAGGCATACATTTTTTAACGAACTGTTGCCTGTCTTCTTTCCAAAGATCACCTCTAAAATTTGGATCAAAACTTATAAACATATCTTTGGTAAGCGCATCGAACAAATATTTGCCATATGTTTTTTCAAGAGTACCTCCCAAAAGTGCAGTTGCAGCTCCTAGATGAAGTAGGTTTCCGTTGAAGTCTTTTCTGAGCTCGGCTTCATAGACAAGTTCTTTATCGGCACCTCTGCTAAAAACAAAATCCCGCTCCCCATCTTCGGCCAATGAAACAAAAGCAAGGGTCGTAAAAGTTTTGGAGCGTTGGACAAAAGAAACATCAACGCTTTCCCTTTTTAAGGTATCGATTAAAAAGTTTCCGAAAGGATCATCTCCCACACACCCTACAAAAACACCTCGACCACCAAGTTTAGAGATGGCACAGGCTACATTTGCAGGAGCTCCACCAGCTTTTTTGGTGAATTCAATGGCTTTTGAAAGGTCGTTACCCTGTTTCTCGGCAACAAAATCTATTAAAAGCTCACCAATACAGAAAACTTTTCTCATACCCTGTATTACTAATTAGAGAATCCAATGTAAGGAGAAAAAAGCTGCTATTCCAATATTTTATGTGCAATAATGGTAAAATAGGTAAGAGAGGAATCTTCGCAAAGGGT
The nucleotide sequence above comes from Flagellimonas sp. HMM57. Encoded proteins:
- a CDS encoding amylosucrase, producing the protein MNQAALHDLISSKSKEKNPEVLLNLRLATNLSLIQQLFFSIYPEEKYFDDFQKLLNLFPKLFASRPNPLKQQDLKRLGEGNWYLSEKMVGMQLYVEHFNEDLKGLQEKIPYLKKLGVNFLHLMPITTRPKGENDGGYAVNSYHQVDKKYGTKKDLLELAAALRKQDMFLMLDFVVNHTSNEFSWAKKAAQGNKKYQGYYYTFEDETIPKEFEKSLPEVFPETSPGNFTHIPEMDRWVMTVFNDYQWDLNYTNPEVFMEMLTNLVKLTNMGVDLVRFDALAFLWKRIGTDSQNLPEAHNLITLFRMCLQVVAPGTIFLAEAIVAPTEIVKYFGENQQEGNECEVAYNASLMALLWNSIATKKTNLLYKNLTNIPAKPKDCTWINYIRCHDDIGLGYDDRFIEAMGWNPQQHRKFLLDYYCQRLDWSPACGLLFMHNPKTGDGRITGSAASLLGLEEGLKKKDDALIDEAVSKIIMLHGIILSFGGIPMIYAGDEIGTLNDYSFLKNDSKRDDSRWVNRPRQDWEIIAEVEKKDLPQSKIFLALQKLIAIRKENPVFADDNGISLCYTGNDHIFAFERTGNSKNGLLVICNFDVNPQVVEASWILKLGYFAKGEPKDLVSNEKVFLKSGLLELAPYQMLWLKKS
- a CDS encoding carbohydrate kinase, with amino-acid sequence MRKVFCIGELLIDFVAEKQGNDLSKAIEFTKKAGGAPANVACAISKLGGRGVFVGCVGDDPFGNFLIDTLKRESVDVSFVQRSKTFTTLAFVSLAEDGERDFVFSRGADKELVYEAELRKDFNGNLLHLGAATALLGGTLEKTYGKYLFDALTKDMFISFDPNFRGDLWKEDRQQFVKKCMPFVEKSHLCKFSLEEAQLLSGKDDMYEACGFLHEIGAKIITITLGKEGTLLSANNVRKIVPSIEVKPVDTTGAGDAFIGCLLQQIAVLDNFNQLFENGHTLFQMVERANKAGALTTTNYGAIAAMPTKSQLEDQ